The genome window actaaatttatacttttgcatcaaagtttacttttgcatcaaggttaaacagaacactttgaagtcaaggtttaatgtattggaaggagggcagggatTCGATAAGAATGAGGGAAGtaaatggggtaaaaaacaacaaGTGAAAACTTCAAAACAGTTTTTctgctatagaaaaattatcaaatttgtgtacatcgtggaacatactctgcgtggctgtgcgtagtaagcagttgtacgcagatagccttgctaatatggacgcgtagattAGCGTTGCACGtgtgtgtagttagcatgattagttgcggagtaacaagcgtagttgaatgttccacgatgtacacaaatttaatattttttctataggaagtttttgtcacaaaaaaattgttttacatgtaaattaacggaaaagcaagaaacatacaATCAGCATTACTTCCGTCATATATAAACCCGGGGAGCCACTCATGTATTAAAAGTTGTAAGTattccgtaaataaattcatcaggtttgcagaaattcagaatacaaggttcgtttttcaaaaccaaaaaatactgttttttactgacctgacagtttcgagtgtCTTGGGCAACACTCTTCTTCAGAGTGGTAAATATTGGGAAAAAGATCGCCAGACACAGGAATCATCTAGTGTTTAACCTACGTTGTAAGGAATCGGAAATTACCCCACGCAGTTTGCGGCTAAAATGTCCCATCAATACAGCAAACGCCGCAGTATTGTCAAAAAGGCACAAACCCAGCTAATTCGGGAACGTATCCGGGTAATCAACAACAAAATTACAGACTTTAAGTGCAAGAAATCGCAAATCGAGCATGATTTATTTTCGTGGGTGTCGGAAAACACAAAACAACAGGTGACCGATCACGTGACGCGGAAGTCAGAGAGCGAATTCCAAAAGACAAAATGGCGTCATCAACAAAAATTAGAGAGATTACAACAGTCTTCAAAGAGAAGGAATACGTCTGAAAATCCGGAATTAGGAGGTGAACAACTAAAAAAATGGGTCGTGAACCTGTCGAAGCATAAGCTTACTGATCCACAAAAACGTGTTCTCGCCAAGGGCTTGAATTTTGCTCCATCGCCGAACAAAATCCCCTACGATGAGTATATTGTTGCTACAGAGCTTGCATGTTACAAACTACTGCAAAATGAAGTGACGGTGCTCAGATCGGAGATGGCCAACACGCTTCGTAGTGCAAAACCAATGAAGTCAAACATTTCCAAGGAGGAACGGCAAGCGATTTTTGATCTTAAAAAAGATGAATCAATCCTTATTTTGCCTGCGGATAAAGGCAAGGCCACCGTGGTTATGGACACTGAGGAATATGAACAGAAGCTTAACAACATGCTCAGTGATGAAAAGACATACGAAGTGCTAACAAAAGATCCCATTGCCAAATACAAACGTGAGTTGGTTTCTATTCTAACTAGATTCAAGACTGAGAATAAGATCACCAGAGCACAGTATGACTATCTTTACCCTACTGCGGAGAATGTCCCCAGGATTTACGCCACGCCCAAAATTCACAAAGAAGGCAACAAAGTCAGACCAATTGTTGACTATACTGGCTCAATTGCATATCAAAATTCCCGAGCCTTGGCTGACATACTTGCACCGTTAGTCGGCACAACTgaacatcatgtgttaaattcaAAAAATCTCGCTGAGGACATGGCAGAAGTTTTCATTGAGGAAGGTGAGATATTCAACTCTCATGACGTGGTTTCATTGTTTACCaacacacaccgtcatcatccctatatcttcgtgttaaaaattgccgtggtagtacgataaatcctcacgtttttcaacaactacgcatggtgattttgagctattttgttcgagataggccgtgcgactcaggctatgcatacaatttgagattttgagagccggccacactgtttctattctatgttttacgattttcgcatgatcagtatatggtcgcatgtcacaaataggtcacccaaaaatggagcagccgtaacatgaaaacactttcttcacacttcaagttaggtttattctaaaagtacaATACCTATTGTAgcaagtttggtgtcattttgtagataattatgttctttttcaaatacaaaaaaccccaagttAATTGGACAAGTACCTTGAGATTTAtacctcaatatgtaagatgtgtcaatggagcagccggttcgggagagccggttcgggagagccccatagggttatacacaaaattgtgaaaatatggcaaacttcaaacctttgtatcttgaaaagtacaactagcatggacctcaaattgcacatatatcatcctggattgtagatctacctcatagtaca of Amphiura filiformis chromosome 14, Afil_fr2py, whole genome shotgun sequence contains these proteins:
- the LOC140169179 gene encoding uncharacterized protein, which gives rise to MSHQYSKRRSIVKKAQTQLIRERIRVINNKITDFKCKKSQIEHDLFSWVSENTKQQVTDHVTRKSESEFQKTKWRHQQKLERLQQSSKRRNTSENPELGGEQLKKWVVNLSKHKLTDPQKRVLAKGLNFAPSPNKIPYDEYIVATELACYKLLQNEVTVLRSEMANTLRSAKPMKSNISKEERQAIFDLKKDESILILPADKGKATVVMDTEEYEQKLNNMLSDEKTYEVLTKDPIAKYKRELVSILTRFKTENKITRAQYDYLYPTAENVPRIYATPKIHKEGNKVRPIVDYTGSIAYQNSRALADILAPLVGTTEHHVLNSKNLAEDMAEVFIEEVHHKLGVVRTLMDRMNNLVSDEDDKQQEEEKIKKALSLLCGYPNWSFKKVKQQIANLKRL